One Fontisphaera persica DNA window includes the following coding sequences:
- the cimA gene encoding citramalate synthase, whose protein sequence is MKKPAVEIYDTTLRDGTQGEGINLSAADKLRIAERLDAFGIHYIEGGWPGSNPKDMEFFQQAARRKYKHAKIAAFSMTRRKGIPVERDELMIQLLEAETPVVTIVGKTWLLHVTEVLRATPDENLAMIADTIRFFKDHGKTVFYDAEHSFDGYKNEPEYALATWQAAEKAGADCIILCDTNGGCLPAEIKRVTEVAKSKLTVPIGIHTHNDCGFGVANAIAAVEAGAIQVQGTINGYGERTGNCNLTSVIPTLHFKMGLTCVPASSLPKLRELSLFVDEIANVRPDPRQPWVGATAFAHKGGMHVHAVERVAQSYEHIAPESVGNTRKVLVSDLSGRSNIYWKARELGFKVNPDTPELKAVLNEIKKLESEGYEFEAAEASLALLIRKHLQHTSLPFNVEGYHVSIRGNNGQSVCEATVKVRVKDQIAHTVAEGDGPVNALDGALRQALVKFFPQLEKVTLVDYKVRIINTAAGTAAKTRVLITSSDGHKEWGTVGVSENIITASLQALVDSMEYALQKMQKKS, encoded by the coding sequence GCAGACAAACTGCGGATTGCGGAGCGTTTGGACGCCTTCGGTATTCATTACATTGAAGGGGGCTGGCCGGGCAGCAACCCCAAGGATATGGAATTCTTTCAACAAGCGGCCCGCCGCAAATATAAGCACGCAAAAATCGCCGCCTTCAGCATGACTCGCCGCAAAGGCATACCGGTGGAACGCGACGAATTGATGATTCAATTGCTGGAGGCCGAAACCCCCGTGGTCACCATTGTAGGTAAAACATGGTTGTTGCACGTCACCGAAGTATTGCGGGCCACGCCGGACGAAAACTTGGCCATGATTGCGGATACCATCCGGTTCTTCAAAGACCATGGTAAAACCGTTTTCTACGACGCGGAGCACTCATTTGACGGCTACAAGAATGAGCCGGAATACGCATTGGCCACCTGGCAGGCCGCCGAGAAAGCCGGCGCGGATTGCATCATTCTCTGCGATACCAATGGGGGCTGCCTGCCAGCGGAAATCAAGCGCGTCACGGAAGTGGCCAAAAGCAAACTCACCGTGCCGATTGGCATACACACCCACAATGATTGCGGTTTTGGGGTGGCCAACGCAATTGCCGCAGTGGAGGCGGGTGCCATCCAAGTCCAAGGTACCATCAATGGTTATGGCGAACGCACTGGCAATTGCAATCTGACCAGTGTCATTCCCACGTTGCATTTCAAGATGGGGCTGACCTGTGTGCCCGCGTCTTCCCTCCCTAAATTACGCGAGCTTTCCCTGTTTGTGGATGAAATTGCCAACGTACGCCCGGATCCCCGTCAGCCGTGGGTGGGGGCAACGGCCTTCGCCCACAAGGGGGGCATGCATGTGCACGCCGTGGAACGGGTGGCGCAAAGCTACGAGCATATCGCCCCTGAATCGGTCGGCAATACCCGCAAAGTGCTGGTCAGTGATCTTTCAGGTCGCTCCAATATCTACTGGAAGGCCCGTGAGCTGGGCTTCAAGGTCAATCCCGACACACCTGAATTAAAGGCCGTGTTGAATGAAATTAAAAAATTGGAAAGCGAGGGCTACGAGTTTGAAGCGGCCGAGGCTTCTCTGGCCCTATTAATCCGCAAACATTTGCAGCATACTTCCCTTCCCTTCAACGTGGAAGGCTACCACGTGTCCATTCGCGGCAACAACGGCCAATCCGTTTGTGAAGCCACCGTCAAGGTGCGGGTTAAGGACCAGATTGCACACACTGTTGCCGAGGGTGACGGTCCAGTCAACGCCCTGGATGGAGCCCTGCGCCAAGCCTTGGTGAAGTTCTTTCCCCAGTTGGAAAAAGTCACCCTGGTGGATTACAAAGTACGTATCATCAACACAGCCGCTGGCACGGCCGCCAAAACTCGGGTTTTAATTACTTCTTCAGACGGCCATAAAGAATGGGGCACGGTCGGTGTCAGCGAGAACATCATCACGGCGTCATTGCAGGCCTTGGTGGACAGCATGGAATACGCCTTGCAAAAAATGCAAAAAAAGAGTTGA
- a CDS encoding type II toxin-antitoxin system VapC family toxin: MNNWVFLDASFWIALRDKREPTHSQAVTLTRQLLSMRHGFIYTSYILAETYAYFSRSLKMRLQILDDAEKNPVMRWEPVLTEDEQEARRLLRRYADKSFSYCDAIAFVVMRRLGVERAATFDVHFRQIGGFGIIGPSETYLDRG, encoded by the coding sequence ATGAATAACTGGGTTTTTTTGGATGCCTCCTTCTGGATTGCCTTAAGGGATAAGCGCGAGCCAACTCATAGCCAGGCGGTAACCTTAACACGCCAACTCCTGAGCATGAGGCATGGTTTTATTTACACCAGTTACATCCTGGCCGAAACTTATGCCTATTTCTCCCGGTCCCTCAAAATGCGTCTGCAAATATTGGATGATGCGGAAAAAAATCCGGTGATGCGTTGGGAACCGGTGCTAACTGAAGACGAACAAGAGGCCCGCCGTTTATTGCGCAGATACGCTGATAAAAGCTTCAGCTATTGCGATGCCATTGCCTTTGTGGTCATGCGTCGGCTGGGAGTGGAGCGAGCGGCCACCTTTGATGTTCATTTTCGCCAGATTGGTGGGTTTGGCATTATTGGTCCTTCAGAAACTTACCTGGATAGAGGCTGA